The following are from one region of the Ptychodera flava strain L36383 chromosome 15, AS_Pfla_20210202, whole genome shotgun sequence genome:
- the LOC139151119 gene encoding mitochondrial glycine transporter B-like has product MCSSYYSRGRTHANNLKLACKNQMDSIIASPVFKSFIAGSVSGTCSTVLFQPLELLKTKLQAPIKVGHHGNTGLVTTFVKVVRNERILALWRGLVPSIVRCVPGVGMYFCSLYWLKTATGYTDPTPLQAVCLGAGSRCVAGLALLPITVVKTRYESGRFNYKGVTGAIKHIYTHEGARGLYSGMTATLLRDVPFSGLYLMFYLQTKKLVTPDQFSNRAIPLVHFGCGIVAGILASGLTQPADVVKTHMQLYPSKYRGTIHATKAIIQMHGPKGLFRGMVPRCLRRTLMAAMAWTVYEQAMKMFGLK; this is encoded by the exons ATGTGTAGTTCATATTATTCTAGGGGCAGGACACACGCCAACAATCTGAAGTTGGCTTGTAAGAACCAGATGGACTCCATAATTGCC TCGCCTGTCTTCAAGTCATTCATAGCGGGCTCTGTCAGTGGGACTTGCTCAACTGTGTTGTTCCAGCCACTGGAGCTGCTAAAAACGAAACTTCAGGCACCAATCAAAGTCGGCCACCATGGAAACACAGGACTTGTCACAACGTTTGTCAAAGTGGTACGAAATGAAAGGATTTTGGCATTGTGGAGGGGACTGGTTCCA TCCATCGTCAGGTGTGTGCCTGGAGTTGGCATGTACTTCTGCTCTCTCTACTGGTTGAAGACCGCAACAGG GTACACTGACCCTACACCATTGCAAGCAGTGTGTCTGGGTGCAGGTTCAAGGTGTGTAGCTGGTCTGGCACTGCTACCCATCACCGTGGTCAAGACCAGGTATGAG aGCGGCCGTTTCAACTACAAGGGCGTCACTGGAGCCATCAAGCACATTTACACTCATGAAGGTGCCAGAG GTCTCTACAGTGGAATGACAGCCACTCTGTTGAGAGATGTACCGTTTTCAGGCCTCTATCTTATGTTTTATCTCCAGACGAAAAAGCTTGTCACTCCAG ACCAATTTTCAAATCGTGCAATTCCGTTGGTACATTTTGGCTGTGGCATTGTTGCCGGCATCTTGGCATCAGGTCTCACACAGCCAGCTGACGTCGTCAAAACCCACATGCAGCTCTACCCTTCAAAATACAGAGGAACCATCCATGCCACCAAAGCAATCATTCAG ATGCATGGCCCAAAGGGTCTGTTTCGAGGTATGGTGCCGAGGTGTTTGAGAAGGACCCTGATGGCTGCCATGGCGTGGACGGTCTATGAACAG GCAATGAAGATGTTTGGCCTGAAGTGA